Part of the Bacillus carboniphilus genome is shown below.
CCTAACTCTTTGTAATAGTTTTCTATGTATTTTGCAGTCTCATATTCTTTAAAAGATAATTCAGGGTGTTGGTGTAAATAACGTCTAATTGAAACCATTTCATCGTAATATTGTTCTAATCTTTGGAAAAGTTTGGTCTCCATATTCATTCCCCCTCTTATTTCAAAGTATTATAGCACGCCTTCGGAATTTTTACACTTTTAAGAAAGTATGAAAAATGGCTTGAAATATTTCCAATAAAAACATTAAATAACAGTATAGGAAAAAAGGAGGAGCTGCTTTGAACCAAAGGTCTATGTGGATTTTGCTATATACGATGTGTATACCGGCCTTATTTATTTTCTTCTGGATGTATTCCATTGCCCAAACGGATGGGATGACAGGTTTTGATTCTACTATTTTTTCATTTTTTAATGCTATATCTGGCGATGTTATGGTCCAAGTAGCAAAGGGCGTGACCATCGTTGGAAATAAACCAACGATTATTGTTGGTGCACTATTATTATTATGTTGGTTATGGTTTAAAAGAAAAAACTATCTGGGGTTGGCGATCCTAGCTCTGGGCGTAGGTGGAGGAAACTACCTGAAGAATTGGTTGAAAGAATATGTTGGTAGGGAACGTCCCGAAACGGCCCTATTGGCTGAAGAAGAGCTGGCTTTTCCAAGTGGACATGCCATGATATCCCTTGTATTTTACGTATTATTAGCCTATTTTATTGCAAAAGAAGTTCAATCAAGAGGAGCTAAGATTACCATTTATGTAACGGGTATTTTAATTGCATTCCTTTCGGGGACGAGTCGTATTATTCTACATGTTCATTACCCATCTGATGTCATTGGGGGATATGCGCTTGGCTTCGCACTCCTCATGCTGTGTCTGTTTCTTTATAGAAGATATGAATCTAAATTTCCTAAGTGAAAAGGGATGGTTTTTCCATCCCTTTTCCTCACACTATAAGAAAATATAAAATTTTAGCGAGAAGTAAATTCGGCGTAGATAAAATTTTAAGGTGTATAGTATAAACGCAACTACGCCTAATCATCGCCTAAAGGCTCGCCAATCGGCGAGTTTTCTTTACAATAGGAACATCGCTACAATAGTCGTAACAACTAAACCGATGGTCACAGGTAGTAAATTTTTACGAGCTAATTCAAACGGATCGACATTACAAATAGCAGCGGCAGGAATAAGAGCCCATGGAACCAGTGTACCTCCACCAACCCAAATGGCTGAAATTTGCCCTAGTGCTGTTAATGTTGCTGCTCCACCCTCTATGGATGCTGAGAAAAGACTTGCAATGGAACCAGCAAGAGATATTCCAGAGAATCCTGAACCATCAAGACCAGTAATAGCACCAACTGCTGTTAAAGTGATGGCGCCAACTTCCTTCGTGAGAGGGACTATGGAAGCTAAACCAACCCCAAGATCATTTACAATTCCATTTGAAGCTTCAGGGAGAAAATCTCCTATAATTGTACCGAACCCTGAATCCCCTAAATAGAAAAAGGCAGCTATGGGAATTACAGGGCCAAATACTTTAAAACCGAATTGGAAGCCATCAATTAAATAGGAGGTCGTCTTTTCAAGCCCCTTATTTTTGTGGCTAAATAGAGTTATGATGATAAGGATGAAAATTGACGTACCACCAACTAATGCTGTTGCATCTCCACCTGTTAAATTAAACTGAAACATTGCCCAAACATCTAGGGCAAATAAAACGGGAATCATAATCGCAAAGATTCTTTTTACGTTATTAGATAAAAGATTCGGAGTCTCATTGTCATTAGAAGTATCTGTATAAGCATTGTTTTCTACTTTTAATTTTCCAAGTTTCATATCACGCTTTAGAAAAATAAAAGCGGCAACTGTTGTCACAACACCCATGACGATGACTAGTGGAATACTTGCATTCACAACTTCTTGTACCTCTAATCCTGCTGCATCAGCCGTAAGCTTTGGTGCTGCCTGAATAATAAAGTCACCAGATAAAGCAATCCCGTGACCAAACAAGTTCATCGCTATGGCGACGCCAAGAGCCGGCAAACCCACACGAATGGCAACAGGTAAGAACACGGCACCGATTAGAGCTACAGCTGGTGAAGGCCAGAAAAACCATGAAATCACCATCATAACAATACCAATCGTCCAATAGGCTAGTGTAGGCGTTCTAATAATTTTGGTAAATGGTGAAATCATAACATCGTTAATTTTCGAATCCATTAACACTTTACTCATGGCGACGATAATAGATATAACGAGAATCGTACCTAGAAGTTCACTTATGGCATAGGTGAAACCAGTAAAGATACTCATAACCGAGGTGGTTAACTCACCTGTAGCGGTTAGTGCAATTAAGAAAATTCCAGCAATACAAACTAAAGTAGTATCTCTCTTTTTCACCATGAATCCAATGATAAGAGCGATAAAGGATACATAAATCCAGTGGATGGCTGTCATTTCAACACCCATGAAAAAACCTCCTCTTTTATCCTGGCAGCCCAGATGTATTACAGAATATGTAGAGGAAGGTGAATGGTGTGTGTCCATCCGTCCAGAGACTGACTTCAAGTTCGACCTTGAGGACGTTTCTTTTATGTTAGATTACTATTAAACTAACTAGTAAAGGAACAGAAGAAAGGAAATGTGAAATATATGAGGGCTTTATTTCCGTTATTATTGCTAGGGACTGGGGTTGTATTACTCCTCCTCAATTTTGGGGTCATTTCTTTTGGGCTAGAAGAGATTTTTGTCCTAGTCTACCCGTTTATCCTAATTTTCTTTGGTTTGAGATGGTTATATAAAGGGTTTAAGAACCCATCACTGTTTCTTCTGATTTTAGGGGGATTTACCACTATATTCTCAACATTACTGATTGCTGATCGCTTAGAAATCATCGATTTTGCTTTTTCAGATGGAAAAAAATTGTGGCCATTATTATTTATCCTCATTGGAATCTGGATGCTTGGGAGTAAGTTGAGAAGAAAACAGAAGTCATCCGTAAAGGAACCTATCCAACTAGCTTCTAATGAACATGATATTGACGATGAAGAGTTCGATACCATGGGGGATGAATATGACTCAATCGGTGATGAGTTCGATAAACTTGATCATGACATGGATGATCTTCAAGCAGACATCAACAACAGTGTGAAGGATATTCAACAACAGGTGGATGAGAAACTTAAGAACATCGGTAAAAATATACGGATTGATATTTCTAAGTCCGATGACAATAAGAAAAAAGTGAAAGTGGAAGTGAATGGAAAGGATGTAACAGAACTCAAAGAGAAAAAAATGAGAAATATTGGAGTTACGAGCCTTTCTATGAAGAAGCCAAACTGGGAGCTAACTCCACTAGATTTATCTTCTACGATAGGGAACTACTATTTTGATTTTAGCAAGGCGTATATTCCAGATGAAGAGATTACAATCAAAA
Proteins encoded:
- a CDS encoding phosphatase PAP2 family protein, which translates into the protein MNQRSMWILLYTMCIPALFIFFWMYSIAQTDGMTGFDSTIFSFFNAISGDVMVQVAKGVTIVGNKPTIIVGALLLLCWLWFKRKNYLGLAILALGVGGGNYLKNWLKEYVGRERPETALLAEEELAFPSGHAMISLVFYVLLAYFIAKEVQSRGAKITIYVTGILIAFLSGTSRIILHVHYPSDVIGGYALGFALLMLCLFLYRRYESKFPK
- the liaF gene encoding cell wall-active antibiotics response protein LiaF, which translates into the protein MRALFPLLLLGTGVVLLLLNFGVISFGLEEIFVLVYPFILIFFGLRWLYKGFKNPSLFLLILGGFTTIFSTLLIADRLEIIDFAFSDGKKLWPLLFILIGIWMLGSKLRRKQKSSVKEPIQLASNEHDIDDEEFDTMGDEYDSIGDEFDKLDHDMDDLQADINNSVKDIQQQVDEKLKNIGKNIRIDISKSDDNKKKVKVEVNGKDVTELKEKKMRNIGVTSLSMKKPNWELTPLDLSSTIGNYYFDFSKAYIPDEEITIKIKCRVSDIKMIVPEGIPIKVNASVNIGDVKVMGNYWGGDCSFVSKNYDEATRKLNINIKAWVGDVRIEGV